The window TTTGTGTAGTATGCTCCAGCCTCTTCTTTCATTCTAAGACATATTGATAGGTAGTACGCACATCCGTGTCATCATCTTCCAGCGTCCAGAGGTGACGAAGTATTCGCATCGGTCCCCACACTATTCTCCAGCAGACTATTTCAAATGGAAAAAACCCTGTAAACTCTTGTTTTACCTCCCGGTATGCAAAAAGCAGAGCGATGACATATCTGTCCCACTGCTTAGGCTTTTCTGCACACAGCCGTCTCAGGATCGTCTTCAAAGTACCATTGAATCTTTCTACGAGACCGTTGCACATGGGATGATAATGCGTAGTGGTAATTTGACTGATATTAAGTAGTCTAGACACCTCTTTCATGCAATCCGAAACCAATTGTCTTCCCAAGTCACTGAGAACTTCCTCTGGTATTCCAACCCAGCTGTAAATGTTGAGGAGAGCATCCGCCACCGATACCGTATCGATGCTCTTGAGAGAAACGGCTTCTGGATATCTAGTCGCGTAGTGGACCAGCGTCAAGATATAGCGATACCCGCTTTCACTCTGCGGGGACATCGGTCCCACCAGGTCGACTGCAACTCTTTTGAACGGTACGTCTATTATAGGCATAATTTGTAGCGGTACCCTACCCCAAACTCCTGTCTTATCTGTGCGCTGGCAAATATCGCAAGATTTACAGAACTGGGTCACCTCTATTCGAACTGAGGGCCAGTAGAATTGCTAAAGACTCGGCCAATAGTCCTCCTCGATCCCAGGTGGCCGCCCAAATTAGACTGATGGGCAAGTTCAACCACTTGACGACCTAACGGATTTGGAACCATGACTTACCTCACTGGCTGACCTCCATTCACACTTGGATGGATGTACAATCTATAGAGAATAACATCTTTGATTTCATATTTTAGACCATTTTGGTCGTCCGACTTATCTATAGCTGCTACCAAATGTCTGTATTTCTCAAGTGTACGGTCCTGATTCTGATTTCTTCTAATCGTTCTTTACCCAACGTGAGCAACGGGCTCGCCTTCGGTACCGTCAAGTGGTGGTTGTTTCTTTTAACTTTGCTTGAGCTCTAGTCACTACGGCGGCAGTGTGGATGTCAGAATCAGTTTTGATGAGGGCTCTTTGCCCCAGCACGTTGCCAATGATAACGTCATAAAGGACGTCTAGAAGACATAGCGCTTCCACCGTGCATGAGAGATAAGGGTTGTAAACATTGACACGAGCAATTGGCAAAggcgtaactagcattaaaattttacagAGGcaagtttatattaattacttaattaacctCTAGGTTTCTCAGTTACGTGTGTGGCAAGTGCTTCACGTACAGTgaacgtgcgctagctaaGTGCGAGAACAGTGAtgaaagaggacttcttcTGTTCGGTAACCGCGTGCAGAATGCCCGATCTTTtctgttatctactaactgatacatctagcaaaatttttgcaacaccacacccattttatttaccgaggcaactgcctcggctgcctcatgcctagttacgccactgATTGGTACTTTCTTGATAGAGTTATCAAAAAATTGGATAAAGCCATCATGTCCGGTGTAATGGTCATGCCTCACAAATTGTTGCTTGACAGTAACTCCACCACACCCGGTGTCCCTGAGTGCGGTGATTCTAGCATCTCCGACCCAATCTCTGGCAATGAGCATACTCTCAGATACGGCTGTTCTCACAATTAGCGTGATAATACTTACGCGCTGCCTTCCTCTAGGCTCTAGCGTCGGCAGTCTTACGGTCTTGTGATAAGACGTGTTTCGCTGTGATCGACAAACTGTTAGAGACCACAAACATCCAGCACTGACGTCTCTAGAATTGCTTGATCTCCCACCACGTTGCAAGCTATTTTCATGTTTAGAGTTATCCTCGCCTGCTGCAGTTTTGTATGTGATCTTGGTATTACCGTCCGTCCCACGTCTCACAAGCCAACATCTCTTAGCCTCGTGACCCAATTTACCACATATGTAACATTTTGTCTTAGTCCTGGACTTACATTCTGACACTTGATGTCCAAACCTCTTGCACAGGAAGCATTGAATAGCAGCTTTCTGAATCTCTTCACGAGATTGGATGTCGTCATGATCGACAGCTTCCGACGGCGCAGAGATTACGCCTGACGTTGATGCGGAGTGGAAAATTCGATTGTGTGCTACCAGATATCTTCCTGCAGCCTGCGTCAACTCTTCCAAATTTGGCAACTCTCTTTCTCGAAGGTGGATCGCCAAGTCGTTGGGACAAGCGTTAATGAATTTTTCTCTTATAAATAACTCCTTGATTCCAATCGCCAACTCATCTGTGTGAGACAGTAAGATCCATTTATCTAAATATGATGTAAGCCGTGTGACGAACTGTTCAGGATTTCATATAGCTGTGGACGACTCTTGCGAAACTTGACGCGATATCCGTCAGTCGTCAAATCGTATCGTTTAAGTAAGGCTTCTTTCAGTAAATCATAATTTAAGGTGGTTTCATCCGGCATCCTAGAATAGACGTCGAGGGCCTTACCCGTTAGCAATGCTCTAAATGCTGTCGCCCATTCAGACTGCGGCCAGGAGCTACTCGTCGCCAACCTCAAGAAGCGCTGTAAATGACTGTCAATTTCGTCGATACCATCTTGAAACGTAGGTAATTTATGCAACTTGCCTGTACGCCCTTTGGTCCCAGGCTCTGGCTCAGCCGCTCGCGTGTCTAGGGCAGCGGCATCCAACTCTATCTTTTTTATTTCTAACTCGCGCCTGGGTGTTGCTTCTTCGTTTTCCAACTCAAACACTCTGAATTCCCCTAACTCATGTCTGCCTTCTCGTTCAATCGACTGCTGCTCAACCACAAAGGTTTGTAACTCCTTACCTGCAGTCCAATTCTTTCACCGAGTTTCATCAAACGCTTTATCGATTATCTGTCTATCACGTCTCTTCTTCCACTGAATACCAGAGTTTCCCGTTATTTCTATGCTTCTCTTCCTTTCCCGCCTAAACTCCCAATGTTACGGGTCGCTTGAAGAAAGGCTAGAGTCGTTACACACGCGCTGCGGAAGACACGCAATAGACAAAAGACTTATATAGGCGTATAACTCACACCACTAACTTTAACAACACCGAACAACAACTACTTCTGATATACTAGTCAGTAGAATATATATGTGAGCGGCAACGGCATTCAGTCATTTCGCTTCAGTCAATGCAAGTACCGCCCCTTTTTCCCAAACGTTATGATCATTTGAGTAACCCAAAAATAGTCGCTTTGTTGACACGTGACACTGATCTTTGCCAACTAACCACTGGTATAAGCTTAAGCGTTTATCAGAAGACGAGAATGACGCATTTGTTCATATTGTTTAGTTACATATATTTCTGGAAAGATGACAGAATCTGGAAAATAACAAGTCGTCGAGGCATACCACGTAAAATATTTCAGCGATCATAAATTCTGTGTCAAATACAGCCTGTAGGAGAACAAACAGTGTCTTTCAAGCAATAACATCGTAAGTTCGCTGAAATCCTATACAGAAGCTGCTGATGGTAGGCGTGGAATTGATTCAACATActtgtttaagttaatttattactaCGCGACTGAGAagacagtttaattaataaaaggaAATTATTTAAGCATACTTTATGTAAACGACAATTTTTTCTAGAACCATGTGGTGGTAATATTTCTTCTGCTACTGGTCATATAACCTCACCAGGATTCCCAATGAATTACAAGAATAACGATATCTGTCACTGGATTGTTCATGTGCCATCTACATCTACTGTCGTTCTCTCATTTATATTCTTCGACACGGAAAAATTTTCTGACCATCTCCGCGTGTACAAAGGAGAAACGACAGACTCTGACCTGGTTGGCGACTACCACGGATATGGAATTCCGTACGAAAAAATTATGGAAAGATCGTTTCTAGTAGTGTTCACATCCGATGGCTCAGTCAATCGTCGAGGATTTTATCTTTATTGGAATACATATCAAGGTCAGTAGTTGTGCCGTGTTCTTTGCAATCACATATGCATAGAAACATAAACTgaaatttgttgtttaggcTATATTCCTAAATTCCTGAATGCTGCCAATGGTGACCACATTCACACTATTGTTGTTAAAGGAGACAAGGTCAGTCTAAAGTGTGATGCTGTCGGAATGCCAGAACCAAAAGTTGTTTGGAAAAAGCACGGTTTTCGCGTTGCTGGAAACGATAAGTCTTTTGTAGAGCTAAGTGGTAATGAGCTCATTTTCCTTCATGTTAACGAAACGGATACAGGCTGGTACACGTGCGAAGCAGGAAACTACTTGGGTAAAATACAGAGGAGCTACCAATTAACAGTTCATGGTaaaatatttgtttttttaGTTTGTCTTGCACTTGTCGTAAATGGTAGTAGTTATTTATTTTCCATCGTTTCTATTGTGtctggtgtggtgtgtgtgtgtgtgtgtgtgtgtgtgtgtgtgtgtgtgtgtgtgtgtgtgtgtgtgtacctgtgtgtgtgtgtgtgtgtgtgtgtgtgtgtgtgtgtgtgtgtgtgtgtgtgtgtgtgtgtgtgtgtacctgtgtgtgtgtgtgtgtgtgtgtgtgtgtgtgtgtgtgtgtgtgtgtgtgtgtgtgtgtgtgtgtggccaaTTTATCGTGAGGAATACTAGATTTGATGGCAGTCCACCAATTTTGGTCTTTCAGACAAAAAAATTCGGTTATCTTCTATTTtgcagtgtgcgaaatagtctttgactgaccaccggacatcatgtcctgtcaattcaaaatttgccggacattagaaaagtctggtcggacattccaatTCTGGCTAatactacttatcacttacaataattcagcatacacacacacacacacacacacacacacacacacacacacacacacacacacacacacacacacacacacacacacacacacacacacacacacacacacacacacacacacacacacacacacacacacatatatatatatatatatatatatatatatatatatcaatacattttctcTATTCTGCTATAGTTTCCCGACCCCAACCCCAAAACAACTATCTCAAATTAACCCAAAACTATTTTCCCTTCTCTCGaatgctagtctctctaaaaccatcttAAAATTATAAAGCCAGAGTTTGgtggacaactgttgatgaaagtgtgaggtggcttggctaacggtcaggtggttatgcagtgctgatcttcgtgcaattgattttgaaacgtcgaggctgtgagacaaccaaagaccaaaagtttcaaccacaagggTTACATACATTCTTGCCGGGTCCAATGGACACCtgcttgggagtaaagacATTGCAACACTTCCTACAGGAGTGACACATTCAAGCGAAACGTGTACACAGACTGATCCCACCACACctttttccaacatctgagtccaccacactggatatacaagcacaaggaacaaagtggtctgggtggaggcatatgtttccccattcagatctagttgatggttactgtagtggatcaattcatgacaactatcatgggttgccgcagtaattcaaggttggtacacgtgttcatgtatttgtattgccaaaccaaatctcttggaatACACTGCACGAACAGGTTGATAAAGGACACTTGCCACCGCAGCTAGCTCGAGGATGCCTGACCAAGCGCCaggtttcatggctctagatgacactttgatgttgcatgcctttgatacagagtcatatgcatgcaattagtacaacccacctgacaaattactaaaaaagtCTGACTAAAAAGTGGCCATTGTTTGAAATAAcaatgaagagagagacagactttcatcgCTTCCTCGACTCTGCCCTGCAtggctacaaacccatccgcgtaaatttctgcatgccctgtctcgcgcagccagcccctcctccttttgacttccgttggcgtgTCCTACCCAGTGAGTTTTGGAACGTCATCTTCGTCCGCATATGCGC of the Corticium candelabrum chromosome 7, ooCorCand1.1, whole genome shotgun sequence genome contains:
- the LOC134181795 gene encoding follistatin-related protein 4-like; this encodes MVWEVHKALINLLVVFCNLNHIQGCSLVCLNGGSIVGLCDGCKCAPQWSGYDCSEPCGGNISSATGHITSPGFPMNYKNNDICHWIVHVPSTSTVVLSFIFFDTEKFSDHLRVYKGETTDSDLVGDYHGYGIPYEKIMERSFLVVFTSDGSVNRRGFYLYWNTYQGYIPKFLNAANGDHIHTIVVKGDKVSLKCDAVGMPEPKVVWKKHGFRVAGNDKSFVELSGNELIFLHVNETDTGWYTCEAGNYLGKIQRSYQLTVHVFPVLIQNPDSIHFEPFVEHTQQAAFWCHVYGIPKPDVNWRKNGVPIENTSTYFRKGSQWLIIRYVNLADLGNYSCYVNNSLGHVESDLATLSASNATGES